One window of Henckelia pumila isolate YLH828 unplaced genomic scaffold, ASM3356847v2 CTG_525:::fragment_3, whole genome shotgun sequence genomic DNA carries:
- the LOC140873278 gene encoding ethylene-responsive transcription factor ERF017-like has translation MVKSVAQNEQPSESACKYKGVRRRKWGKYVSEIRLPNSRERIWLGSHDTAEKAARAFDAALFCLRGRKAKFNFPDNPPEIPGGQSLSPGAIQDAAARFAQSGHTGQPVSKTTDNSDSLSSSDLFPQNVGSPSTSVSDGVAQLDNDFSEMPLDIAFLDRILVVGSENNVPECGLFSEFDDFLIPHVDYSWLDTDTNTNEGIISSSLWNF, from the coding sequence ATGGTGAAATCTGTTGCCCAAAACGAACAGCCATCGGAGAGTGCCTGCAAGTACAAGGGAGTGAGGAGGCGTAAATGGGGCAAATATGTGTCGGAGATCCGCCTGCCCAACAGCCGGGAGAGGATTTGGTTGGGTTCCCACGACACGGCCGAGAAGGCGGCGCGTGCCTTCGACGCCGCTCTTTTCTGCCTCCGGGGAAGAAAGGCCAAGTTCAATTTCCCCGACAATCCACCGGAGATACCCGGTGGCCAGTCCCTGTCGCCGGGGGCGATACAGGACGCCGCCGCCCGTTTCGCGCAGTCGGGTCATACGGGTCAACCCGTCTCAAAGACGACAGATAATTCGGATTCTCTGTCGTCTTCGGATTTGTTCCCCCAGAACGTGGGATCGCCGTCCACGTCGGTGTCGGATGGGGTGGCGCAGCTGGATAATGATTTCTCGGAAATGCCCCTGGATATTGCATTTCTCGACCGGATTTTAGTCGTCGGCAGCGAAAATAACGTTCCCGAGTGCGGGTTATTTTCGGAATTTGACGATTTTTTAATTCCCCACGTGGATTACTCTTGGCTGGACACTGACACTAACACTAACGAAGGAATTATATCTTCTTCTCTTTGGAATTTTTAG